A region of the Stieleria neptunia genome:
TCGTTCGGTGGTTCATGGGGAGGAGGAAAATAACATGGAGATGACTTCGATGAAAGTTTTTCAATTAGCGATGCCGTTAGCGCAAGACGTGCAAGACATGGCGGTCAGCCCGATGCAGTTGCTGGGCGCCCATCTGATTGCCGCCGTGGTTTTCTCGCTCGTCGGGATCGTGGTGTTCGGCTTGTGTCTGTTGTTGATGGAAAAGATCACCCCGTTTTCGATCGTTCATGAGATCGGCGAAGAGCACAATCAGGCCTTGGCGACGATCGTCGCTGCGATCGTGTTGGGCATCTCGATCATCATCGCCGCTGCGATTCTGGGATGATCGACCGCGCGCCGAACTACTTGCTCTATTTGAACGTGCTGGTCATCGCGACGTGCGGGTTGATCTACGAGCTGTTGGCGGGCACGTTGGCGAGTTATCTGTTGGGCGACAGCGTGACCCAGTTCTCGCTGGTGATCGGCGTGTACTTGTCGGCGCTCGGCGTCGGTTCGTGGCTTTCCCGCTACGTCGAAAACCGAGTGGCGCGGACCTTTATCGAGATCGAAATCGCCTTGGCGCTGGTGGGCGGACTTTCGGCGCCGTTGCTGTTCGTCGCGTTCGCCCAGATCACTTGGTTCCGGATTTCCTTGTTCGGATCCGTTTTCGCCATCGGAACGCTGGTCGGGCTGGAGTTGCCGCTGTTGATGCGGATTTTGCGCGAACACTTGGACTTTCGCGAACTCGTCGCACGCGTGCTGACGTTCGATTACATCGGGGCGTTGTTGGCGTCGGTGCTGTTTCCTGTTTTGCTGGTGCCGCGTTTGGGGCTGGTCCGGACGTCGTTGCTGTTCGGGATTCTCAATGCCGTCGTCGGGGTCTGGGGGACGTATCTGTTGCGGCCGCTGCTTTCCAGTCGCGGACTCGGCGCGTTGCGGGGGCGCGGGTTCCTGGTGATCGGATTGCTGGTGGTAGCGTTCATCAAAGCCGACACGCTGACCGACTGGACCGAAGAAGCGATTTTGGAGAACCCGATCGTCTATTCGACGCAGTCGGATTTTCAGCGAATCGTGGTGACGCAGCGGCAGGGCCATTTTCAATTGCACCTCAACGGTCACCTGCAATTCAATTCCAAGGACGAGTATCGCTATCACGAATCATTGGTGCACCCGGCGTTGACGATCGCCGATGAAGCCGAGCATGTTTTGGTGCTCGGCGGTGGAGACGGATTGGCGGTGCGAGAGATCCTGCGCTACGACCGTGTGAAAGCCGTCACGCTGGTGGATTTAGATCCGGCGATGACCGGCTTGGCCACCGATTTTCCACCCCTGGCCGAACTGAACGAACACGCCTTGGCAGACCCGCGGGTGACCGTCGTCAATCGAGATGCCTTTGTTTGGGCAGGCGAGGGCGAAACAAAATTTGATGTGGCGGTGATCGATTTTCCCGACCCGGGGTCTTACTCGGTTGGGAAGTTGTACACGACGCGGTTTTTTCAACTGCTCCGGCGTCGACTGACCGATTCGGCGATCGTCTCGATTCAGTGCACGTCGCCGTTGGTGGCGCCGAAGTCCTATTGGTGCATCTTGAACACCATGCAACAGGCCGGGTTCGATGTGCGTCCGTATCACGCCGCGGTACCATCGTTCGGCGTTTGGGGGTTCGCGCTAGCCGGGATGCAACCGTTGACGGCTGACACCGATGGCGGGTTTCCGATTCGCCATCCGCTGCCCGCTGGCTTGCGTTTTCTGGATTCGAAAACCATGGTCGCGATGTTTCAGATGCCCGCCGACTTGGTTCCGGCCCAGACGAGTGTCAATCGCCTGAACGATCAGGTGTTGGTTCGTTACTATGAACAAGAATGGGGGGCGATGTGAGTGATGTGCATGCCCATCGCCCGGATCGGCTGACACGTCGCGAATTGTTGGCCTACCTCGCCGGCGTTCCGCTGACCGGCTTGGTGGGGTGCGGTTTCCGCGATCGGATTTCGTTTGAGGGACAGTTACTGAGTCCCGATGTTTCGATCGGGCATCGGTTGCGAGACGGCTGGCGACCGCCCGAGCCGACCGAATCGCCACGATCGCATCGTGTGGTGATCGTCGGCGGCGGCATCGCGGGCTTGTCGGCTGCCTGGCAATTGCAGCGTCGCGGGATCGAGGATTTCGTGGTCTTGGAGTTGGAGGGGCAGCCGGGGGGAACGTCGTTGAGCGGGGATCGGGCAGGCTTCCGATTTCCCTGGGGCGCCCATTACGTCCCGGCACCGATGAAAGAAAACGAAGCGTTGGTCGAGCTGTTTGGTGAGCTGGGGGCGATCGTCGCCGTGGCGGAGGATGGCGAGCCCGTTTTTGCCGAACACGCGCTCTGCCGAGAACCCGAGGAACGCGTGTTCTTTCAGGGGCGGTGGATCGGTGGGTTGTATCCACATGCCGGCGCCAGCGACGAGGATTTATCGCAGTTGGAACGTTTTCGTCAGGCCATGCGAGACTGGTCGGCGCGGCGCGATCAAGCCGGGCGACGGATGTTCGCGATTCCAATGTCGCTGGGATCCGATGGTGATGTCGTCCGCAAGCTTGACACCCTTTCGATGGACCAGTGGATGCAGTCGCAGGGGTTCACCTCCCAGCGTCTGCGCTGGCTGGTCGATTATGCTTGCCGCGATGATTATGGTTTGACCAGTCGTCAGACCAGTGCCTGGGCCGGCGTGTTTTATTTCGCGTCTCGGCTGCGACCGGGCAGTGCCCAGTCGCAGCCGGTGATCACGTGGCCGGAGGGCAACGGACGCATCGTTGGATACTTGGCCGATCGATGTGGCACCCGGCTTCGGTGCGGACATGCCGTCACGGCGATCCGCGATACCGGTGCCGAGAGAATCCAGATTCGTGCGTTTGACACGCGATCGTCGACGACGGTGGAGTTTGTTGCCGAAGACGTCGTTTTTGCCGCGCCACAGTTTTTGGCCCCCCACGTCCTGGTCGATTGGAAATCCAGCGGCCGGACGTTGACGTCGTTTCGCTATGGCGGCTGGGTGGTCGCCAATGTTTTTCTGAACGCTCGGCCACAGGAATCCGGCAGCGAAATGTGCTGGGACAACGTCATCTACGACAGTCGATCGCTGGGCTACGTTACCTCAACGCATCAGACCGGCAGCGACCATGGGCCGACGGTGTTGACCTGGTACCAGCCGATGTTGGACGATGATCCACGGGTGTCGCGGGCGGAGTTGATGCGACTTGCGTGGCGCGACTGGGCCAGCGTCGTGGTTTCGGATTTGCGCAAAGCCCACCCGGATATCGGTTCGCTGATCGAGCGAATCGACGTGATGCGTTGGGGGCACGCGATGATTCAGCCTCGCGTGGGCTTTGTCTGGGGCGACCAGCGGCAGGCGGCGGCGCACTCGCTGGGACGCGTCCATTTTGCCGGCACCGACTTGAGCGGCGTCGCGCTGATGGAGGAGGCGTTCGACCGCGGCGTGCGGGCCGCTGATCGATGCCTGGCCTCGCCCGTGGGATAGGCTTCCAGCCTGTCGATCTTGTCGGGAGGTAGCCAGCGTCGCGTCGATTCTCGATGATAATGCCGCGGCGAAGCGAATGCTTCGGTTCGGCCGCACCATCACACGAGGCCAAACGGGCGGAAAACGATGACACATCAGTTGATTTTGATGCGGCACGCAAAAAGCGATCACGACGACCCGGCGCTGTCCGACCACGATCGCCCACTCGCCAAGCGCGGCCGCCGTGACACGCCCAGGATGGCCGATTGGCTCGACGAGCAAGGCTGCGTTCCGGACGTGATCCTCTGCTCGTCGTCGGTTCGGACGCGAGAAACGGCCGAGTTGTTGTTGGATCATTGGGACAAGAAACCCGTCGTGGTGTCCTGTGAAGATTTGTACTTGTCCAGCCCCAACACGATGCTCGAAACCATCGGCAGCGGGCATCGTGATGCGGCCAGCGTGATGGTTTTGGCGCATAATCCAGGGACGGCGGCGCTGGCATCGATGCTGGCCAAACAGTCGCTGGAAATGGTGACGGCGGCGGTGGCGATTTTTGAAGTGGATGATTTGGCCGCGCTCGGGCAGGCGAACGTTTCCGACCACGCACCGCTCTCGCACTTGGTGAAACATTTGGCTACACAGTGCAGTTGCAGACTCACGCACTATGCCAGCCCCAAGACCATTTGACCTTGAATCTTGATGTACGGATTCGCCGCCTGGCTGATTTTCGCGATGGCGCTCGTCGGTCACGGTGGGTTGCACATCGCGATCTACAATCGAGTCAATTGCCTCGGTTGGCCGCGAAAGACGATCAAGCGGATCGTGAAGTTTTTTCTGCTGACGACGCTGGCCATTCCGGCGGCGATTTTGTTTTTCCAATTCGATTCGATTGAGGCAATCCTGTTCCGTGGCGGCAGTTGGAGTCTGCTCGGCCCGGTCACGACCACGTACGGCGTCATCTGTTTGGCGACCTGGATCGTGTTCGGGGTGCCGTGGCTGTTGTGGCGCCCGATTTTTCGGCTGGAATGGGTCGAAGCGCCGCGAAAGGTCAAGGTCGTCGATGTTTCTCAGGCCGTTGAGCATCCGCTGCCGTTGACACGCAAGGCGCGTTGGGAATCCCGTCTTCCCTTCAATCAGATTTTGGATTTGGCGGTCGAAGAAGTCGACTTG
Encoded here:
- a CDS encoding DUF350 domain-containing protein; this translates as MKVFQLAMPLAQDVQDMAVSPMQLLGAHLIAAVVFSLVGIVVFGLCLLLMEKITPFSIVHEIGEEHNQALATIVAAIVLGISIIIAAAILG
- a CDS encoding polyamine aminopropyltransferase, with amino-acid sequence MIDRAPNYLLYLNVLVIATCGLIYELLAGTLASYLLGDSVTQFSLVIGVYLSALGVGSWLSRYVENRVARTFIEIEIALALVGGLSAPLLFVAFAQITWFRISLFGSVFAIGTLVGLELPLLMRILREHLDFRELVARVLTFDYIGALLASVLFPVLLVPRLGLVRTSLLFGILNAVVGVWGTYLLRPLLSSRGLGALRGRGFLVIGLLVVAFIKADTLTDWTEEAILENPIVYSTQSDFQRIVVTQRQGHFQLHLNGHLQFNSKDEYRYHESLVHPALTIADEAEHVLVLGGGDGLAVREILRYDRVKAVTLVDLDPAMTGLATDFPPLAELNEHALADPRVTVVNRDAFVWAGEGETKFDVAVIDFPDPGSYSVGKLYTTRFFQLLRRRLTDSAIVSIQCTSPLVAPKSYWCILNTMQQAGFDVRPYHAAVPSFGVWGFALAGMQPLTADTDGGFPIRHPLPAGLRFLDSKTMVAMFQMPADLVPAQTSVNRLNDQVLVRYYEQEWGAM
- a CDS encoding flavin monoamine oxidase family protein, which encodes MSDVHAHRPDRLTRRELLAYLAGVPLTGLVGCGFRDRISFEGQLLSPDVSIGHRLRDGWRPPEPTESPRSHRVVIVGGGIAGLSAAWQLQRRGIEDFVVLELEGQPGGTSLSGDRAGFRFPWGAHYVPAPMKENEALVELFGELGAIVAVAEDGEPVFAEHALCREPEERVFFQGRWIGGLYPHAGASDEDLSQLERFRQAMRDWSARRDQAGRRMFAIPMSLGSDGDVVRKLDTLSMDQWMQSQGFTSQRLRWLVDYACRDDYGLTSRQTSAWAGVFYFASRLRPGSAQSQPVITWPEGNGRIVGYLADRCGTRLRCGHAVTAIRDTGAERIQIRAFDTRSSTTVEFVAEDVVFAAPQFLAPHVLVDWKSSGRTLTSFRYGGWVVANVFLNARPQESGSEMCWDNVIYDSRSLGYVTSTHQTGSDHGPTVLTWYQPMLDDDPRVSRAELMRLAWRDWASVVVSDLRKAHPDIGSLIERIDVMRWGHAMIQPRVGFVWGDQRQAAAHSLGRVHFAGTDLSGVALMEEAFDRGVRAADRCLASPVG
- a CDS encoding SixA phosphatase family protein, which gives rise to MRHAKSDHDDPALSDHDRPLAKRGRRDTPRMADWLDEQGCVPDVILCSSSVRTRETAELLLDHWDKKPVVVSCEDLYLSSPNTMLETIGSGHRDAASVMVLAHNPGTAALASMLAKQSLEMVTAAVAIFEVDDLAALGQANVSDHAPLSHLVKHLATQCSCRLTHYASPKTI